A region of bacterium DNA encodes the following proteins:
- the secE gene encoding preprotein translocase subunit SecE, with product MVLQWFRQARAFLQEVQNEGKRVTWLGLKMTVAQTAVALVFVFIVALYLGLVDLGLSRLIHYLLKLDI from the coding sequence ATGGTGCTGCAATGGTTCCGGCAGGCCCGCGCGTTTCTTCAGGAAGTGCAGAACGAGGGGAAACGCGTCACCTGGCTCGGTCTGAAGATGACCGTGGCACAGACCGCTGTTGCGCTGGTGTTTGTTTTTATCGTCGCCCTCTATCTCGGTCTGGTGGATCTGGGGCTTTCGCGGCTCATTCATTACTTGCTGAAGCTGGACATCTGA
- the nusG gene encoding transcription termination/antitermination protein NusG produces the protein MAMLWYVVHTYSGFENKVRLNLLEQFRNSGFEDKLGDIVVPVEQVVEMKGGKKRTSSRKFFPGYILINMDCDEESWYLVKNTPKVTGFLGGTSPAPLSEAEVENVVKQMRGEAEKPKRKVEFERGENVRVVEGPFVNFTGVIEEVHPDRGKLKVMVSIFGRTTPVELEMLQVEKV, from the coding sequence ATGGCCATGCTGTGGTACGTGGTTCATACCTATTCGGGATTCGAGAACAAGGTTCGCCTGAACCTGCTGGAGCAGTTCAGGAACTCCGGCTTTGAGGATAAGCTGGGCGATATCGTCGTTCCCGTCGAACAGGTGGTCGAGATGAAGGGCGGGAAGAAGCGGACCAGCTCGCGGAAGTTCTTCCCCGGCTATATCCTCATCAACATGGACTGCGACGAGGAGTCCTGGTATCTGGTGAAGAACACGCCCAAGGTGACGGGTTTCCTGGGTGGGACCTCGCCGGCGCCCCTGAGCGAGGCCGAGGTCGAAAATGTGGTCAAGCAGATGCGCGGCGAGGCCGAAAAGCCCAAGCGCAAGGTTGAATTTGAAAGGGGCGAAAACGTCCGCGTGGTGGAGGGTCCCTTTGTAAACTTCACCGGGGTGATCGAGGAAGTGCACCCCGATCGCGGAAAGCTCAAGGTGATGGTCAGCATTTTCGGGCGAACCACCCCGGTGGAACTCGAAATGCTTCAGGTGGAAAAGGTATAG
- the rplK gene encoding 50S ribosomal protein L11: protein MAKKEVVGLIKLQIPAGQANPAPPVGPALGQHGVNIMEFCKAFNAQTQGQEGMIVPVVLSVYSDRSFTFIMKSPPAAILLKKAAGLAKGSGETGRTGVGSVTRKQIEEIVEIKKKDLNASGLEAAVRIIAGTARSMGIEVKD, encoded by the coding sequence ATGGCGAAAAAAGAAGTGGTCGGTCTCATCAAGCTTCAGATTCCGGCGGGACAGGCGAACCCGGCGCCGCCGGTCGGGCCCGCGCTGGGTCAGCACGGCGTCAACATCATGGAGTTCTGCAAGGCGTTCAACGCCCAGACCCAGGGCCAGGAAGGGATGATCGTTCCGGTCGTGCTCAGCGTTTACTCCGACCGCAGCTTCACTTTCATCATGAAAAGCCCTCCCGCCGCGATTCTCCTCAAGAAGGCGGCGGGACTGGCCAAGGGCTCCGGCGAGACCGGACGGACGGGGGTCGGCTCCGTCACGCGCAAGCAGATTGAAGAGATCGTCGAGATCAAGAAGAAAGATCTGAACGCCTCGGGCTTGGAGGCGGCGGTCCGCATCATCGCGGGCACGGCGCGCAGCATGGGCATCGAGGTGAAGGACTAG